A stretch of Clostridium sp. BJN0001 DNA encodes these proteins:
- a CDS encoding DUF370 domain-containing protein, with the protein MSIKLINIGFGNIVAANRLVAIVSPESAPIKRIIQEARDRGMLIDATYGRRTRAVLITDCDHIILSAVQPETVAHRLTTIQDDVEMDEDDE; encoded by the coding sequence ATGTCAATAAAGTTAATTAATATAGGCTTTGGAAATATTGTAGCCGCTAATAGACTTGTCGCAATAGTAAGTCCTGAATCAGCACCAATAAAAAGAATAATACAGGAAGCACGTGACAGGGGAATGCTTATAGATGCAACATATGGCAGAAGAACTAGAGCTGTTTTAATAACAGACTGTGATCATATTATATTATCTGCAGTTCAGCCAGAAACTGTTGCTCATAGATTAACAACTATTCAAGATGATGTAGAAATGGATGAGGATGATGAATAA
- a CDS encoding MgtC/SapB family protein, with translation MHLFIQNIHSYLQSINTLSIIVRLMLATICGGIIGAERGRKKRPAGFRTHILVCIGATMVMITGQYMYDVLGMQSDPSRIGAQVVSGIGFLGAGTILVVGKNEVKGLTTAACLWSCACIGLAIGIGFYEGAVISCIFLYFVVTLLHKLDLFARIHSKTLDIYVTLRDIKGVTNFLNIVKSDGTTISNIEVINRQNNSQNTISLNMTLTFLKKHEHSEYILDLHKIDGVINAGEIE, from the coding sequence ATGCATTTATTTATTCAAAATATTCATTCTTATCTTCAAAGCATTAATACTCTATCTATTATAGTAAGACTTATGTTAGCTACAATATGTGGTGGAATAATTGGTGCTGAAAGAGGTAGAAAAAAACGTCCTGCAGGATTTCGTACACACATTTTAGTATGTATAGGTGCTACCATGGTAATGATTACCGGTCAATATATGTATGATGTTTTAGGTATGCAGTCTGACCCTTCAAGAATTGGAGCACAAGTAGTCAGTGGAATTGGTTTTTTAGGTGCTGGTACAATCCTTGTTGTAGGAAAAAATGAAGTTAAAGGTCTTACAACAGCAGCATGTCTTTGGTCATGTGCATGTATAGGACTTGCTATTGGAATTGGGTTTTACGAAGGCGCAGTAATCTCTTGTATATTTTTATACTTTGTCGTAACGCTTCTTCATAAGCTTGATCTTTTTGCACGAATTCATTCAAAAACTCTTGATATTTATGTTACATTAAGAGATATAAAAGGCGTCACAAATTTTTTAAATATCGTAAAAAGTGATGGAACAACAATTTCAAACATTGAAGTTATTAATAGACAGAATAACTCACAAAATACAATAAGTCTCAATATGACTCTTACATTTTTAAAAAAGCATGAGCATTCTGAATATATACTAGATCTTCATAAAATAGATGGAGTAATAAACGCAGGAGAAATAGAATAA
- the priA gene encoding primosomal protein N' has translation MYAQVIVNNDAASVDKPFTYIVPQNIEEKIKIGHRVKIPFGIRSRLIEGFVYSISKDVKDSSIHLKSIKCICDEKPCLTYDDIQLIEFLRRKYLCSFIDAIRIMIPYGILKGIKNKKKKVILVSNEKKLESINKNNDKYREIFQFIKNNDGIYNKAEITKKLEISIYYLNKMIEKDILKVEDKIVFRYNKKTYKDDNKKVLTDEQRYAVNRVINGEKDVYLLKGVTGSGKTEVYLSLASYMLSIGKGAIVLVPEISLTPQMVERFKGRFKQNVALFHSRLSEGERFDEWQRVKNGEAKLVVGARSALFLPVRNIGLIVIDEEHENTYKSEHNPKYDARETARFICKLKNAKLVLGSATPSIESFYKAKENEFELIELKKRANGSSMPSIELVDMREELKNHNNSLFSKRLYDEMKKTLNNKKQIILFLNRRGYSTFISCRKCGYVFKCPDCDVPMTYHRNGYLVCHYCGRTEKAVKICPECKSKYVKYFGAGTERVENEVKKYFNGARVLRMDVDTTRFKNSHEAIYNAFKNKEADILIGTQMISKGLDFDDVTLVGVLAADMSLNIPDYRSAFRTYQIITQVSGRAGRHNDKGLVIVQSYDPSNYSLQFAKNNDYESLYEKEIDLRKLMDNPPFSKIMCIGVSSKDENLLKDFMNTLYKSLKSIIDKNDYTMLKPVPCIITKLKENYRWQILIKGNLRDEINKKIKDTLYILSKSVYNKIRVSIDINPNNMT, from the coding sequence ATGTATGCTCAGGTAATAGTAAATAATGATGCAGCAAGTGTTGATAAACCTTTTACATATATTGTTCCTCAAAATATTGAAGAAAAAATAAAAATAGGGCATAGGGTTAAAATACCTTTTGGAATTAGAAGCAGACTTATTGAGGGTTTCGTATATTCAATTTCAAAAGATGTAAAAGACAGTAGTATTCATTTAAAAAGTATAAAATGTATATGTGATGAAAAACCATGCCTTACTTATGATGATATACAGTTAATAGAATTTTTAAGAAGAAAATATTTATGCAGTTTTATTGATGCAATAAGGATTATGATACCTTATGGAATACTTAAGGGAATTAAAAACAAGAAGAAGAAAGTTATATTAGTTTCTAATGAAAAGAAACTTGAATCTATAAATAAGAATAATGATAAATATAGAGAAATATTTCAATTTATAAAAAATAATGATGGAATTTATAATAAAGCTGAAATTACAAAAAAATTAGAAATTTCTATATATTATTTAAATAAAATGATTGAGAAAGACATCCTTAAAGTAGAAGATAAAATTGTATTCAGATATAATAAAAAAACATATAAAGATGATAATAAAAAAGTTCTTACAGATGAACAAAGATATGCTGTAAATAGAGTAATAAATGGAGAAAAAGATGTATATCTTTTAAAAGGTGTAACAGGTTCTGGCAAAACTGAGGTATATTTAAGTTTAGCATCTTACATGTTAAGTATTGGAAAGGGTGCTATAGTACTTGTACCTGAAATCTCTCTTACACCTCAGATGGTAGAAAGGTTTAAAGGAAGATTTAAACAAAATGTTGCGCTTTTTCACAGTAGGCTTTCTGAGGGAGAAAGATTTGATGAATGGCAGAGAGTTAAAAATGGAGAAGCAAAACTTGTTGTAGGAGCAAGGAGCGCTTTATTTCTTCCAGTTCGGAATATTGGACTTATAGTAATTGATGAGGAGCATGAGAATACATATAAATCTGAACACAATCCTAAATATGATGCGAGGGAAACAGCAAGATTTATATGTAAATTGAAAAATGCAAAGCTTGTTCTTGGTTCTGCAACTCCGAGTATTGAAAGTTTTTATAAAGCTAAAGAAAATGAATTTGAGCTTATTGAATTAAAAAAAAGAGCAAATGGAAGTAGTATGCCTTCTATTGAACTTGTTGATATGAGAGAGGAACTTAAAAATCACAATAATTCATTATTTAGTAAAAGATTATATGATGAAATGAAAAAAACTTTAAATAATAAAAAGCAGATAATACTCTTTTTAAATAGAAGAGGATATTCAACATTTATATCATGTAGAAAATGTGGGTATGTCTTTAAATGTCCAGATTGCGATGTACCTATGACATATCATAGAAATGGATATCTTGTATGTCATTATTGTGGAAGAACTGAAAAAGCAGTTAAAATATGTCCAGAATGTAAAAGCAAATATGTAAAATATTTTGGCGCAGGAACTGAGAGAGTAGAAAATGAAGTTAAAAAATATTTTAATGGTGCACGAGTTTTAAGAATGGATGTAGATACTACAAGATTTAAAAATTCTCATGAAGCTATTTATAATGCATTTAAAAATAAAGAGGCCGATATTTTAATAGGAACACAGATGATTTCTAAAGGACTTGATTTTGATGATGTTACACTTGTAGGAGTCTTAGCTGCTGATATGTCACTTAATATTCCAGATTATAGATCGGCATTTAGAACATATCAAATCATAACTCAAGTTTCAGGAAGGGCAGGAAGACATAATGATAAAGGACTTGTTATAGTTCAAAGCTATGATCCTTCAAATTACAGCTTGCAGTTTGCAAAAAATAATGATTATGAATCTTTATATGAAAAAGAAATAGATTTAAGAAAACTTATGGATAATCCGCCATTTAGTAAAATTATGTGTATAGGAGTATCATCAAAAGATGAAAATCTTTTAAAAGATTTTATGAATACATTATATAAAAGTTTAAAAAGTATAATAGATAAAAATGATTATACTATGCTAAAACCAGTTCCTTGCATAATTACAAAATTAAAAGAAAATTATAGATGGCAGATATTAATTAAGGGAAATTTAAGAGACGAAATTAATAAAAAAATCAAAGATACACTTTATATATTAAGTAAGAGTGTATATAATAAAATAAGGGTTAGTATAGACATTAATCCAAACAATATGACTTAG
- a CDS encoding PBECR2 nuclease fold domain-containing protein, whose amino-acid sequence MRREYKAYKKVGKIQEYILHLLDIDFCGDVFTSPGAINHIRKKHGRQFPKKIREDILGTITKIIESPDYVGMSKKYRRNGSIELVKKMDIILFLGLEIDTEDKYIFVATLYPMTESKMIGRINSDRLDLISRHTDREKYLDFI is encoded by the coding sequence ATGAGAAGAGAATATAAGGCATATAAAAAAGTTGGAAAAATCCAGGAATATATATTACATTTATTAGATATTGATTTTTGTGGCGATGTCTTTACTTCTCCTGGTGCTATAAATCATATAAGAAAAAAGCACGGAAGACAATTTCCTAAAAAGATACGCGAAGATATATTAGGAACTATAACAAAGATAATTGAGTCGCCTGATTATGTTGGTATGTCAAAAAAATATAGAAGAAATGGTTCTATAGAGCTAGTAAAAAAAATGGATATTATATTATTTTTAGGACTTGAAATTGATACTGAAGATAAATATATTTTTGTTGCAACTTTATATCCTATGACAGAGTCTAAAATGATTGGAAGAATAAATAGTGATAGACTCGATCTTATAAGCCGTCATACAGATAGAGAAAAATATTTGGATTTTATTTGA
- a CDS encoding YicC/YloC family endoribonuclease, translating into MKSMTSFGKSQSDGDGKSRFYSVEIKSVNNRYLDINIKMPKFMLELEENFRNLIRNRIKRGKVDVFINYRDYETLQGIPVVNKKLAHEYYNCIKDIQDELGILNDDISPFKIAKFPDVITIQQNDIDTKSVLKEVTCVMNKALDAMNEMRLREGTKLKEDILAKINYIEKCVLEIEKYSEKVSENYKKRLEERLKELLSNSEIDEGRIALEVAILADKAAVDEEITRLKSHIYQMRLTMDSDEPSGRKLDFIIQEMNREANTIASKSVDLNMTNLVLEIKNTIEKIREQIQNLE; encoded by the coding sequence ATGAAAAGTATGACAAGTTTTGGAAAGTCACAGAGTGATGGTGACGGTAAGTCTAGATTTTATTCTGTAGAGATAAAAAGCGTCAATAATAGATATCTTGATATAAATATTAAAATGCCTAAATTTATGCTTGAACTTGAAGAAAATTTTAGAAATTTAATTAGAAACAGGATAAAAAGAGGTAAGGTTGATGTTTTTATAAATTATAGAGATTATGAAACACTTCAAGGAATTCCTGTAGTTAATAAAAAGCTTGCACATGAATATTATAACTGTATTAAGGATATACAAGATGAGCTTGGCATTTTAAATGATGATATATCACCATTTAAAATTGCAAAATTTCCTGATGTTATAACAATTCAGCAAAATGATATCGATACAAAGAGTGTATTAAAGGAAGTTACTTGTGTAATGAATAAAGCACTTGATGCTATGAATGAAATGAGGCTTAGAGAAGGTACAAAGCTTAAAGAAGATATATTAGCTAAAATTAATTATATAGAAAAATGTGTTTTAGAAATAGAAAAATATTCAGAAAAAGTTTCTGAAAATTATAAAAAGAGGCTAGAAGAAAGGCTTAAAGAACTTCTTTCAAATTCAGAAATTGACGAAGGAAGAATAGCACTTGAAGTTGCTATTTTAGCAGATAAAGCGGCTGTAGACGAAGAAATAACAAGACTTAAGAGTCACATATATCAGATGAGACTTACAATGGATTCTGATGAGCCATCAGGAAGAAAACTTGATTTTATAATACAGGAAATGAATAGAGAAGCTAATACAATCGCTTCTAAATCAGTAGATTTAAATATGACAAATCTTGTTCTTGAAATTAAGAATACTATTGAAAAAATAAGAGAACAAATACAGAATTTGGAATAA
- the gmk gene encoding guanylate kinase produces the protein MMNKKKGLLIVISGPSGAGKGTICKALLEKRKDLNLSVSATTREPRAGEKDGINYYFLTKDEFKQRIDDGDFLEYATVYKNFYGTPKSNVEKKLEDGKDVILEIDIQGALKVKENIEEGIFIFILPPSMEELKNRIIKRGSETEESLMLRFKSAYKEINFVSKYNYAVVNDEIDEAVSKIESIITAEKCRVDRIKHSILDSKEGLIHEQLYD, from the coding sequence ATGATGAATAAAAAAAAAGGCCTATTAATAGTAATTTCAGGACCATCTGGAGCAGGAAAAGGAACTATATGTAAAGCACTTCTCGAAAAGAGAAAGGATCTTAATCTTTCTGTTTCAGCAACTACAAGAGAACCACGAGCTGGTGAAAAAGATGGAATAAATTATTATTTTTTAACTAAAGATGAATTTAAACAAAGAATAGATGATGGAGATTTTCTTGAATATGCTACAGTATATAAAAATTTCTATGGAACTCCAAAATCAAATGTTGAAAAAAAACTTGAAGATGGAAAAGATGTTATTCTTGAAATAGATATTCAAGGAGCATTAAAAGTAAAAGAAAATATAGAAGAAGGAATTTTTATTTTTATACTTCCTCCATCAATGGAAGAACTTAAAAATAGAATAATAAAAAGAGGAAGTGAAACAGAAGAATCACTTATGCTAAGATTTAAGTCAGCATATAAAGAGATTAATTTTGTTTCAAAGTATAATTATGCTGTTGTAAATGATGAAATAGATGAAGCAGTATCTAAAATAGAATCAATAATTACTGCAGAAAAATGCAGAGTTGATAGAATAAAACATAGTATATTAGATTCAAAGGAGGGTTTAATTCATGAACAACTCTATGATTAA
- the rpoZ gene encoding DNA-directed RNA polymerase subunit omega has product MNNSMINPSVVDLLNKVHDRYSLVILTSKRARQIIEGAKAEVEVPSNKPLTIAINEINQDKINYEVI; this is encoded by the coding sequence ATGAACAACTCTATGATTAATCCATCTGTTGTGGATTTATTAAATAAAGTACATGACAGATATTCATTAGTAATTTTAACATCAAAAAGGGCAAGACAGATAATAGAAGGAGCTAAAGCAGAAGTTGAGGTGCCATCAAACAAACCACTTACTATAGCTATAAATGAAATTAATCAAGATAAGATTAATTATGAAGTGATTTAA
- a CDS encoding NCS2 family permease, producing the protein MQQTKKKSSFFEIFNNEKVDFKKEIIAGITTFLTMAYILAVNPNILGETGMDKGALVTATCLSAGLATILMGFYANLPFALASGMGLNAYFAYSVVLGKNVSWNVALTAVFIEGIIFIVLSLCKVREAVVNAIPMNMKYAVTAGIGLFIAFIGFKGCNLVVGNKSNLLALGKFTLPTVIIACIGIVIIAVLDKKGIRGSILIGIVVSTLLAWGFALKYTDYAASLGIYLPTGVIKFESLAPIAGKIDLGYAFHPSNILNFITVVFTFLFVDFFDTVGTLVGVTSRAGMLDEEGKVPNVGKALLVDAVGTTAGACLGVSTVTTYVESSTGVAAGGRTGWTSVTTGVLFLVAMFFSPIFISIPACATAPALIYVGYLMLGAVKNIDFDEITEGVPAFITIALMPLTASIGDGLTFGVLAYVFINLIYNIFFAKGEKKKLSPVMIFLGIIFIVKLVILI; encoded by the coding sequence ATGCAGCAGACAAAAAAGAAAAGTAGTTTTTTTGAAATCTTCAACAATGAAAAAGTAGATTTTAAAAAAGAAATTATTGCAGGTATTACAACATTTTTAACAATGGCTTATATTCTTGCAGTAAATCCTAATATTTTAGGGGAAACAGGAATGGATAAGGGTGCTCTTGTTACAGCAACTTGTTTATCAGCAGGACTTGCTACAATACTTATGGGATTTTATGCAAATTTACCATTTGCGTTAGCTTCAGGAATGGGACTTAATGCATATTTTGCTTATTCTGTAGTACTCGGAAAAAATGTTTCATGGAATGTCGCTTTAACAGCGGTATTTATTGAAGGAATTATTTTTATTGTTTTATCACTTTGTAAAGTAAGAGAAGCTGTAGTAAATGCTATACCTATGAATATGAAATATGCAGTAACAGCAGGAATAGGACTTTTTATTGCATTTATAGGATTTAAAGGTTGTAATCTTGTAGTAGGAAATAAGAGTAATCTTTTAGCTTTAGGAAAGTTTACACTACCTACAGTTATTATTGCTTGTATTGGAATTGTAATTATTGCAGTTTTAGATAAAAAAGGAATAAGAGGTTCTATACTTATTGGTATCGTGGTAAGTACTCTTTTAGCATGGGGATTTGCATTAAAGTATACTGATTATGCTGCAAGCCTTGGAATTTATCTTCCAACAGGTGTTATAAAGTTTGAAAGCTTAGCACCAATTGCAGGAAAAATTGATTTAGGATATGCATTCCATCCAAGTAATATACTTAACTTTATTACTGTAGTATTTACATTTTTATTTGTTGATTTCTTTGATACAGTTGGAACATTAGTAGGTGTTACTTCAAGAGCAGGAATGCTTGATGAAGAAGGAAAAGTTCCAAACGTTGGAAAAGCTCTTTTAGTAGATGCTGTAGGAACTACTGCAGGTGCATGTCTTGGAGTTTCAACAGTAACAACTTATGTTGAGAGTTCTACAGGTGTTGCAGCAGGAGGAAGAACTGGATGGACATCAGTTACAACAGGAGTATTATTCTTAGTTGCAATGTTCTTCTCACCTATATTTATTTCAATTCCAGCATGTGCAACAGCACCAGCACTAATTTATGTAGGATATTTAATGCTTGGAGCTGTTAAGAATATTGATTTTGATGAAATTACAGAAGGTGTTCCAGCATTTATAACAATAGCTTTAATGCCTTTAACAGCAAGTATAGGTGATGGACTTACATTTGGTGTTTTAGCATATGTATTCATTAATCTAATTTACAACATATTTTTTGCAAAAGGAGAAAAGAAGAAATTATCTCCTGTTATGATTTTCTTAGGAATAATATTCATTGTTAAACTTGTTATTCTTATTTAG
- the coaBC gene encoding bifunctional phosphopantothenoylcysteine decarboxylase/phosphopantothenate--cysteine ligase CoaBC → MEDTKKHVVLGVTGGIAAYKAVEIVSILVKKDIDVKVVMTNEAVKFVAPLTFQSLSKNVVSVDTFEEPKAWEIEHISLATWADVYVVAPATANIIGKVANGIADDLLSTSIMATDSSKVVFAPAMNTNMYFNNIVQDNIKKLESYGYKFIAPASGRLACGTSGMGKLESPEVIADYVMMNLNKKDLKGKKVLVTAGPTISKIDPVRFITNRSSGKMGYRIAKEARNRGAQVVLVSGPVALKPIQGIKTVYIETNEEMKKAVFDEFSDSDIVIKAAAVADYKPEKYSTQKIKKSDSDLSIKFVRDTDILKELGKMKDKQVLVGFAAESQNLVKNAKDKLKRKNLDFIVANDITKADTGFSSDDNKVTIFSNDNEEFNLEKMEKDKIAEKLFDIIAKKRL, encoded by the coding sequence ATGGAAGACACTAAAAAACATGTTGTACTGGGTGTTACAGGAGGAATTGCTGCATATAAAGCTGTAGAAATAGTAAGTATACTAGTTAAAAAGGATATAGACGTAAAAGTTGTAATGACAAATGAAGCAGTTAAATTTGTAGCTCCTCTTACATTTCAGTCATTAAGTAAAAATGTTGTATCAGTTGATACGTTTGAAGAACCTAAAGCATGGGAAATAGAGCATATAAGCCTTGCAACATGGGCAGATGTATATGTTGTAGCTCCTGCAACTGCAAATATAATTGGTAAAGTAGCAAATGGAATAGCAGATGATTTATTATCTACTTCCATTATGGCAACAGATTCAAGTAAAGTTGTTTTTGCACCTGCTATGAATACTAATATGTATTTTAATAATATTGTTCAGGACAATATTAAAAAGTTAGAAAGTTATGGATATAAATTCATAGCACCTGCAAGTGGAAGACTTGCTTGTGGAACAAGCGGAATGGGAAAACTTGAGAGCCCTGAAGTTATTGCAGATTATGTAATGATGAATCTTAATAAAAAAGATCTTAAAGGCAAAAAAGTTTTAGTTACAGCAGGACCTACAATATCTAAAATTGATCCTGTAAGATTTATAACAAATAGATCTTCTGGTAAGATGGGATATAGGATTGCTAAAGAAGCAAGAAACAGAGGAGCTCAGGTTGTTTTAGTATCAGGACCTGTGGCACTTAAGCCTATACAAGGAATAAAGACAGTTTATATTGAAACAAATGAAGAAATGAAAAAAGCAGTATTTGATGAATTTTCTGACTCTGATATAGTAATAAAAGCTGCAGCTGTTGCAGATTATAAACCTGAAAAATACAGCACTCAGAAGATAAAGAAGTCAGATTCAGATTTAAGTATAAAATTTGTACGAGATACAGACATTTTAAAAGAACTTGGGAAAATGAAAGATAAGCAGGTACTTGTGGGATTTGCAGCAGAAAGTCAAAATTTAGTTAAAAATGCAAAAGATAAACTTAAAAGAAAAAATCTTGATTTTATTGTAGCAAATGATATTACTAAAGCGGATACAGGATTTTCTTCAGACGATAACAAAGTAACTATTTTTTCAAATGATAATGAAGAGTTTAATTTAGAAAAGATGGAAAAAGACAAGATAGCTGAAAAATTATTTGATATTATAGCTAAGAAGCGCTTATAA